Part of the Babylonia areolata isolate BAREFJ2019XMU chromosome 4, ASM4173473v1, whole genome shotgun sequence genome, aatcgtccatctttttttttctttactgcttCAGCCACAATCGTTTTACAGCTAGCTCCATGAAGATCTTGTTCCAGGGTGTCCCCACAAATACTCTTTGGTTTCTGAATGAAATGGATATTTTTACATTGATGTGAATTTTGCATGGAATGAAACAGACGCGAGTGCATCCGTCATCGTATGTTATTTTCAATATCTTAATCTTGATTTAAATTTTACGTGGACTGAGCAAGACATGGTGAACTGGTCTTTCAGTGTTGCTTTGACTAACCTTTAAGAACGTTCGTTTGGATTCTCTTCAACTGGTTTTAAGAAGCGACCGGTAATCAGCCCTAATAGCTGGCCCCTTTTACAGTCAACAGGGCTTGCTATAATTTCGACAGCATGAAACTTGAATCTTTACTGTTATTCTTGCTGCTGTTTTCTCTCCTTCAATGTCCCCCAGCTTGTTCGAGAGGAACGAAGAGGTGCTGGGCTACTTCCAAGGCCTGAAGTCGGTCAAGAGCCTGACGGAGCTGAGGACCAGCAAGATCCTGGAGAACCACGTGAAGGGCGTCATGCTGACCATAGATGAGGCCATCACCAACTTGGACGACGCCGACACCGTCATCGACATGCTCATGTTCGTCGGCAAGTCCCATACTCGCTTCAAGGACTTCAACCCCAATGTCTTTATGGTGAGACGTGTaattcctttctcctttctttttctttcattagttaaaaaaaaaagttcaattccttgtattttcatttctttctggggccgtattcaagacaaaaaatcGTTCTCGcgtgaaggcaagttacccttggcATGGCAGGGActcgcgggtacagtttaccttgaaggatcaGTTATCTTCGCATTCAAGACAGATGAAGTGCAGCCAGGCAGCTAACCAATCGTCTAAAAATAAAATCCCGGAAATTCCTTTCTGCGCATGCTTTTATACTTGGCACCATGCCGCAGTGTAGTTTTTgttaaaattaattaataaataaataaggaaggttcagtggcaaagcatctattagagtcagcaacttgtcaaatctagtagccactttcacattctgacTTGTTGTCTTCTCTGCTTTTAAACCGAGtgcaaaaataagataaaataacgaAGTTctgattcaaatatttctctgggatgaacgaatttcgacgatatgcaaatttcgggcattccataatTTGTCGTGTGCAAGTGCACTCACTTaacagctacatacgtaattcatatggaatataatgacgtctgccagtctcaatacATTAAGTTTGACTGCCAAGAGAACAGAGGATAAGACTAAACTTtcaggggccatattcaagacacggtctctccacaaaacgcctgttttcccttaacaAAACCAGCACAACAAAAGGaatcgccatatttacctctgcttcgtgggctgtcacTGAAGCATTCTGGCAATAAATACAGGAGGCGAGGAATCAGCTTTATAACTTCACTGAGCCATAATGTCTTGCAAAACCACCGGTTACATAATGTAGTTTCGTAAGCAAAGCATTTAGTTTCGAATGCAATGATAATATAAccgtcacccttggcaggtagtaagggtaattGCCTTCCGGTTTGTAGACCCGCGgataggctcttgtgttcctgaataccggctattgcttaccctcgggcagtttgccatgtattcatatttgtatttgtatttctttttatcacaacagatttctctgtgtgaaattcaggctgctctccccaggaagagcgcgtcgctacactacagcgccacccattttttgtattttttcctgcgtgcagtttttgtttttcctatcgaagtgggtttttctacagaattttgccaggaacaacccttttgttgccatgggttcttttacgtgcgctaagtgcatgctgcacacgggacatcggtttatcgtctcatccgcaggTACACTGtattacccgcaggcacgatggtctcttgaatacggcccctggtgaacagttctgtacgGCGCACCAtagactcttcacagagttggggaagaagaggagggggggggagaagatccACATTTTAGTTCGCTTGCTTTTTTGCACTGACTCAGTCATAAATTTTTAGGGAAGAAGaagatccactttttttttttttttttattttttaatttttttattttttagtaagCTTAGGGGTGTGTACAACTTGTTTATTAATTGGTAAGGTGTAAGTCACTTTTATTGTACTGTTTCGTTCTGATGATTTGAATAcattatgatagtcagttgtgttaaactatgaccatcagaaccagcagaggaggtaactgctgtcccgactatctgggctagaatttgattatagtggagagtgtctcgcccaagttacatccccactctctcggctaagagggctttaggacagttggcgttgggatagttcccaaaggccaactagccccaaaggctacagcactaagtgccagtacaattttgcctcctagattGAGAGTCTTAGTGATTCACAAAAAACTAAGTTGTtttgaataattaaaaaaaagggtgagAACAGTAATCGCATAACGACATCATTCACTTACTGTCACCTGgattgttatgttgtgtggttcgtccgtcggaatcgactaggaccatctagtcatcctgggggtgggtgggttgggctctgtgggtgcgcagatgactggtcaggccaatccgcgcccggaaggttctgacgcagtgtggacaggggatggtggcggctgtcagggacttgttATGTTACACCTGTGTCTACAAACGTAATTGTAACAGCTTCCAAACCCATCACTGAATTCACTTAATGACTGGTGTGCTTCAGCTGATCAAAGACTCCTTTCTCCTGGCCGTCAGAGACACGCTGGGCGACCGCTACACTGCCCACATGGAGGACATCTACCAGAAGAGCATCGAGTTCATCCTCAACACACTCATCTTGGGCTTCGGCGACACCGACTCCACAAAGTTTTCAGCGGATCGCCAGATGACCAATGGCGTCAAGACGGTTGCTCCGCTCAGCATCCAGACCAGATATGAGACGTCTTATTCGCCCAAACCCGGCACTTCCCGGGGAGAATGATATGAAAGTATGGTGATGAGAACTGTGGGTGGGTGGCAAAGGTcggattggggtggggggctgacatGTCTTGAGCATGATCTCGGGCAGTTTTCGGTATGGAGATCGGGATTTCAGGGATgcggggtttttcttttttttcttcttttttttgttacgaTATATTATGTAATTAGTGTGTTACAGCCTTTGGAATTGTCAAGATCACTGACACTAACGGTGCTTCATTAACAGAAtgatatcacaaacacacacacacacacacacacacatacacacacacacacacatatatatatgtatatatatatatatatatatatatacgcacgcgcgcgcacacacactctctctctctctctctctcacacacacacacacacacatacacagcgcaCGCATGCGATCTGGAAACTACGATCAGCAAAAACGTTTAGAgcaatcggttttttttttggtgtaatTTGTGAtccacagatcccccccccccacgcccaccccccccccccacctcccaacccctctttgttttcttcgctttctttcgtttttttccgcGTCATTTGCACTGTTTTCATTGTCGTTTATTGGCTATATCATCCGATTTGATGAGTGTATGCATGATATGAAATTGTCTGACAGAATTGATGcatttcgtttgtgtgtttgtttttgtttcagcatTTATTTTGATTTGCTTGTTTTTTATGATACCTAATTTTGTCGGTTAAGTCGTTATAATGTTTGTGTTTATAATGTCTGTGTTGTGGTCCCGTAAAACGAATCATCAAATGCATCGATTGAAAATTGTTTGTTTCGTTGCTGTTAGTTGAAAATAacgttatttgaaaaaaaaaaaatatatatatatatattttcatgtgACGATTCCATTGATAAAGAATAAGATGATAAATGTAATAGCGACGTTTTTCGTTGATTTTATCTTAGTTTTTGTTAGTTGATATTTTTTGGACTTGTTTTTAGTGATGATATTCATTACTGTCACttggcttttttttggtttttgttttgatcAGCCATTTAtatgcttttcacacacacacacacacacacacacacacacacacacacacacacacacacacacacacacagaggctcctAAAAAATGGGGTAAACATTATTCTTTCGAGCAAATTagtatgtcagtctctctgtgtcattcgtTATTCACAATGACCTTACATGTACATTTCCTTCATCGTTTTTGGTCAACCTAACTCTGGAATTGCTGCATCTTTATAGCGAGGGCTATGCCGGTCGGGAAGTCATTAATCCCAGTTACTGAAGCTTTCTTCATCcgctggaaaacaaaacaaaagaacaacaacaactgttgctttcagaatggacaggattattatttattgttttgccgccgatattttctccccctccactagaccttgagtggtggtctggacgctagtcattcccccccccccattcccccccccccaccccccctggcaTGTTAATGAACAGTTTGATAATATAAAACTGCTTCTTCGatgtctttataaaaaaaaaatagaatgatgaatatatattaacaatcaaacacacacacccctccctccacacacatccttacccccccctcccccccccccacacacacatcacttaaaTTGGAGATACGtcaaattaaagagagagagagcgcgcgcgcgcgcgcgcgcacacacacacacacacacacacacacacacacacacacacacacacacacacacacaatctgttttGTTGTATGAATGTTTCATAccttggttttgttgctgttccaTGCAGGCTTTTTATGCGGCAGTTTCACTGTATACTATACACGATTGTGGAGTGAATGATTAATGTTCTCATTGTATTTAGGCAAATCAAGATACTGTTGGCTTCAACATTTTCGCACCTCATATTGTTTTCTCGCAGtttatttggaaagaaaaaaaaaacccttctttGTTTTTACTGTCTCATCATCTTCTATGATCCTCGGTGGCATTTGCTCCATGTAGTTGACATGGAATCCGCGCCAGGTTCCTCCATGTCACAGCGCCAGCGAGGCCTCCGAGAAGCCATCCGCCAAAGCAGACCCTGCACTTCTAACGAGTTGTTTTTTGGGGCATTGTTCGGTGTACCCGATCCGATTCAACACCAGCAGGACACCGCCTGGCGTAAGTATAATGACTACAGCACGCACCCACATAGTAGACGACCAGGACCCAATCCCAGATGGACTCTACACCCGGGCGGACGGACATCACACCCAGAAGAGCAGCCTGGATCTCATTCATCGGCAGACAGGCAGGACTCACCCAACCGTCCCGTtcgaaacgccagaagaacagccaggacctgCCTAGGAACGTCAAATTAACAGCCAGGACCTGCCTAGGAACGTCAAATTAACAGCCAGGACTTGTGCCCAGGAACGTCAAATCAACAGCCAGGACTTGTGCCTAGGAACGTCAaatgaacagccaggacttccgcCTAGGAACGTCAAATGAACAGCGAGGAATTCCGCCTAGGAACGTCAaatgaacagccaggacttccgcCTAGGAACGTTAAATTAACAGCGAGGAATTCCGCCTAGGAACGTCAAattaacagccaggacttccgcCTAGGAACGTCAAattaacagccaggacttccgcCTAGGAACGTCAAattaacagccaggacttccgcCTAGGAACGTCAAATTAACAGCCAGGACCTGCCGAGGAACGTCAAATTAACAGCCAAGACCTGCCTAGGAATGTCAAATTAACAGCCAGGACGTCCGCTTAGGAACGTCAAATTAACAGCCAGGACGTCCGCCTAGAAACGTCAAATTAACATCCAGGACTTGTGCCTAGgaacgtcttcttcttgttctgcgttcactcgtatgcacacgagtgggcttttacgtgtattaccgtttttaccccgccatgtaggcagccatactccgttttcgggggtgtgcatgctaggtatgttcttgtttccataacccaccgaacgctgacatggattataggatctttaacgtgcgtagttgatcttctgcttgcatatacacacgaagggggttcaggcactagcaggtctgcacatatgttgacctgggagatcgtaaaaatctccacccttttcccaccaggcgccgtcaccgtgattcgaacccgggaccctcagattgacagtccaacgctttaaccactcggctattgcgcccgtccctagGAACGTCAAattaacagccaggacttccgcCTAGGAAAGTCAAATTAACAGCCAGGGTTTCTGCTTAGGAACGTCAAattaacagccaggacttccgcCTAGGAACGTCAAATTAACAGCCAGGGTTTCTGCCTAGGAACGTCAAattaacagccaggacttccgcCTAGGAACGTCAAATTACAAttgtgttcctttttacatgtatgtattttaagtgaaaattgctataATCTCAGCCGTTTAAacgtgagtgtctgtgcgtgtgtgttagtgtgagtgttggagtgtaacagttgtagtattgatagttcttgtttcactttaggtattggattgtaaagcgcttggagcttgtttatgcttgtattatagcgctatatgaaaatgaaatattattatttagatattattattattattaaactaacagccaggacttccgcCTAGAAACGTCAAATTAACAGCCAGGA contains:
- the LOC143281476 gene encoding neuroglobin-like, which encodes MGCTTSSPYKDYYLGLERKKRCQCQCHKLEAVGGLPVQLQGNPPLINAESTFIREDPRIPLTGRQIFLIKRSWKGISRNMCETGINMFLSLFERNEEVLGYFQGLKSVKSLTELRTSKILENHVKGVMLTIDEAITNLDDADTVIDMLMFVGKSHTRFKDFNPNVFMLIKDSFLLAVRDTLGDRYTAHMEDIYQKSIEFILNTLILGFGDTDSTKFSADRQMTNGVKTVAPLSIQTRYETSYSPKPGTSRGE